One part of the Drosophila teissieri strain GT53w chromosome 3R, Prin_Dtei_1.1, whole genome shotgun sequence genome encodes these proteins:
- the LOC122620225 gene encoding succinate-semialdehyde dehydrogenase [NADP(+)] GabD, giving the protein MWRQLSGVARTGSSLSLCRMRGFSALVQDKALVDGAWVDSSNAKATFEVRNPANGAVIGKVPNMTVADAQKAIDAAKQAYESKEWRSLTAKDRSNLLKKWHKLIEQHTQEIAEIMTAESGKPINESKGEVAYGNAFVEWFAEEARRIYGEIVPSGLPNREIIVMKQPIGVAALITPWNFPLAMITRKAGAALAAGCTVVVKPSEDTPLTALAVAKLAVDAGIPKGVINVVTTNKAAPIGELFCKSPDVRGISFTGSTEVGKLLFRSSADGIKRVCLELGGNAPFIVFDSADIEKAVDGAMASKFRNCGQTCVSANRFFVQDGVYDKFVGQLKKRVEALKIGDGQGCDVQIGPLINEMQFNKVSGFVEDARSKNANIILGGQPLPDKGSLFYAPTIITDVPPSARLYTEEVFGPVVSIIRFRDEEEAVKKANDTRRGLAGYFYSENLQQVFRVAKRLEVGMVGVNEGIISAAEAPFGGVKESGVGREGSKHGIDDYVDIKYICMGNLKYD; this is encoded by the exons ATGTGGCGACAGCTCAGCGGAGTCGCACGAACAGGAAGCAGCCTAAGCCTCTGCAGAATGCGAGGATTCTCGGCACTGGTGCAGGACAAGGCGCTGGTGGATGGCGCCTGGGTGGACTCCAGCAATGCCAAGGCGACCTTCGAGGTGCGGAATCCAGCCAATGGTGCTGTCATCGGCAAAGTACCCAACATGACAGTGGCGGATGCCCAGAAGGCCATAGACGCCGCCAAGCAGGCGTACGAGTCCAAGGAGTGGCGATCCCTGACCGCCAAAGATCGCTCCAACCTGCTCAAG AAGTGGCACAAACTGATCGAGCAGCACACACAGGAGATAGCCGAGATAATGACGGCCGAGTCGGGCAAGCCGATCAACGAGTCCAAGGGAGAGGTGGCCTACGGGAACGCCTTCGTCGAGTGGTTCGCGGAGGAGGCACGTCGCATCTATGGCGAGATTGTGCCCAGCGGTTTGCCCAATCGCGAGATCATTGTGATGAAGCAGCCCATCGGAGTGGCGGCCCTGATCACGCCCTGGAACTTCCCATTGGCCATGATAACGAGGAAAGCAGGTGCCGCGCTGGCCGCAGGATGTACGGTCGTGGTGAAACCCTCAGAGGACACTCCTCTGACTGCTTTGGCGGTGGCCAAGTTGGCAGTGGATGCTGGCATTCCGAAGGGCGTGATCAATGTGGTCACCACAAACAAAGCGGCTCCGATTGGCGAACTCTTCTGCAAGAGTCCCGATGTGAGGGGCATATCCTTCACGGGCTCCACCGAAGTGGGCAAACTGCTGTTCCGCAGCTCTGCTGATGGCATCAAACGAGTGTGTCTCGAACTCGGCGGCAATGCTCCCTTTATTGTCTTCGATTCGGCAGACATTGAGAAAGCAGTGGATGGCGCCATGGCCTCAAAGTTCAGGAACTGCGGACAGACCTGCGTCTCTGCCAATAGATTCTTTGTGCAGGATGGCGTCTACGATAAGTTTGTTGGGCAGCTGAAGAAACGCGTGGAGGCTTTGAAGATCGGAGATGGTCAAGGATGCGATGTGCAAATCGGACCACTGATCAACGAAATGCAGTTCAACAAAGTCAGTGGCTTCGTTGAGGACGCCAGGTCCAAGAACGCGAACATTATCCTGGGCGGACAGCCATTGCCCGATAAGGGATCCCTCTTCTACGCACCCACAATCATCACAGATGTGCCGCCATCGGCACGACTCTACACCGAGGAGGTCTTTGGTCCAGTGGTCAGCATCATACGGTTCCGAGACGAAGAGGAGGCGGTGAAGAAGGCGAACGACACCAGGAGAGGCCTGGCTGGTTACTTCTACAGCGAGAATCTGCAGCAGGTGTTCCGGGTGGCCAAGCGACTGGAGGTGGGCATGGTCGGGGTCAACGAAGGCATCATCTCCGCTGCAGAGGCACCATTTGGTGGCGTCAAGGAGTCCGGTGTCGGACGGGAGGGCTCCAAGCACGGCATTGACGACTATGTGGACATCAAGTACATTTGCATGGGCAACCTCAAGTACGACTGA